TTTGAAGAATTTTTAAAGTTTTTTAACTTTTTCAGTCATCATAAAATAGTAGAAAAATTTGTGTAAATATGGTACAATTTACAGAGCTATAGAGAGGTGAAAATTATGAAAATTCAAGTACCTGACCATATTGCGATAATAATGGACGGCAATGGAAGATGGGCTAAAAAAAGAGGACTTCCCAGAACTTTTGGACATAGGGAAGGAGCAGCATCTCTTAGAAAAGTAATCACTCATGCAGCAAAGCTTGGTGTTAAGTATCTTACAGTCTATGCTTTTTCTACTGAAAACTGGAAAAGAAGCAAAGAGGAAGTAAGTGCACTGATGTTTCTTTTCAAGAGCTATATAAAAAATGAAGAAAAGAATATAATGGAAAATAATATAAGGTTTATGGTTTCAGGAAGGACAGATAATGTAAGTCCTGCACTTTTAAAGGCAATTAGAGCCTTAGAGGAAAAGTCTAAAAACAATACAGGGTTGACTTTTAATATTGCATTTAACTATGGAGGTAGAGCTGAAATAGTAGATGCTGTAAACAGGATAATAAAATCAGGTGTTGAAAGTGTAGATGAAGAGAGTTTTTCAAAATATCTATACCATGATATTCCAGATCCAGAACTTCTTATTAGAACAAGTGGAGAGCTTAGAATATCAAATTTCCTATTATGGCAGATAGCATATTCAGAGATTTATATAACAGATACTCTTTGGCCTGATTTTGATGAGAAGGAATTGGAAAAGGCTATTGAAGAATTTAACAAAAGAGATAGAAGATTTGGGGGAGCGAAATAATGTTAAGTAGAATATTGGTAGCCATAGTTGGAATACCTTTACTTGTATGGATACTTTTAAATGGTGGTTTTCCACTATTTGTTTTTACAGAGGTTGTAGTATTAATTGGAGCACATGAGTTCTTTAAAATGTCAGAAATTGGCGGGAAAAAGCCAAGTAAAGTCATTGGAATGGGACTTGCTTTTTTAATTCCACTTGCAGTTTATCTGGAGCAGGCTGGGATTTTAAATATTGGAACAGAGGCAGTAACTGCTTTAGGTATTATTGTGGTTATGTCTTTAAGAGTTATACAAAATAGAGTGGAAGATGCAAGTACAGATATAGGAGAGACACTTTTAGGAGCTCTGTATCCAGCTATACTTTTTTCACATTGCATATTGATAAGCTATCTTCCTAATGGTGGGAAATGGCTTCTTACAGCTCAGATAATGGTATGGGTATGTGATAGCTTTGCATATTTTGTTGGTATGGCAATTGGTAGAAAGATATTTAATAGAGGGTTTAACAGCATAAGTCCTAAAAAATCAATAGAGGGATCTATTGGAGGAACTTTAGCTACAATAATAGCCCTTGCAATTGCAGATAGATACTTTGGACTTACACAAGGTGGAATGAACCTTATAACTGTTGTATTATTTGGAATATTTATAAGTGCAGTGGCTCAAATAGGTGACCTTGGAGAGTCTATGTATAAAAGAGAGTTTAAAGTAAAAGATTCAGGAACAATACTGAGAGGTCATGGAGGAATACTTGATAGATTTGATAGTATGCTTTTTGTTGCACCTGTTATGTACTACCTGTTAAAATTTATAATATTGTAAAATTATACTGGGTGGGATTTTTTGCTCGCCCATTTTTTTTAGGAGGACATTATGAAAAGAATAGTTGTATTAGGTTCTACAGGGAGCATAGGAACAAATGCCCTTGAGATAATAAAACATTCTGAAGGAAAATTTAAGCTTGTGGGAATAAGTGGTCATAGAAACCATGAGCTTTTAATAAAGCAGATAGAGGAATTTAGACCTGAATATGTATCAGTTGGTACAAAGGAAGGGTATGATGCTATAAAAGCTAAATTTCCTGGGATAAAGCTTTTCTATCAGGAAGAGGGACTAAAGGCTCTGGCAGGAATAAAAGATTATGATATACTTTTAACTGCTGTATCTGGAGCTGTTGGTATAGAAGCCACTGTAGAGGGAATAAAAAATGGAAAAAGAATAGCCCTTGCAAATAAAGAGACAATGGTTGCAGCAGGACCATATATCAATAAACTTTTAAAAGAGTATGCTGAAGCAGAGATAGTTCCAGTTGACAGTGAGCATTCAGCTATATTCCAATCTTTATTAGGTGGAAAAAGAGATGAGGTAAGAAAGATAATAATTACCGCAAGTGGTGGTACTTTTAGAGGAAAAACTACAGAGGAATTAAAGGATGTAAGTGTGGAACAGGCACTTAAACACCCTAACTGGTCAATGGGAAGAAAGATTACTATTGACTCTTCAACACTTGTAAATAAAGGTCTTGAAGTAATAGAGGCCCATGAACTATTTGGAGTGGACTATGAGGATATAGAGGTTGTAGTGCATCCACAAAGTGTTATTCACTCAATGGTTGAATTTAAAGATAGAGCAGTAATAGCTCAACTGGGAGCACCAGATATGAAGCTTCCTATACAGTATGCATTTACTTATCCTGAGAGAATGGCAAGTGAAGTATTAGAGCCATTGGATCTATTTAAAATGAACAATCTTACTTTTGAAAAACCAGACACTGAAACATTTAAAGGGATAAAATTTGCATTTAAGGCTGGAAGAATAGGTAAGACTATGCCAGCTGTATTAAATGCTGCAAATGAAGCAGCAGTGGATCTTTTCTTAAGAGGAAAGATTAAGTTTTTAACTATCTATGAGATAATAGAAAAGGCCATGGATAGACATACACCAGTTGAAATTGACTGTGTGGAAACAATAAAAAAAGTAGATAAAGAGACAAGAGAATGGGTATATTCTCATTATGAAAGGTAGAGAGATGGGTAGACTTATAGTAATTGAAGGAACAGATTCAAGTGGTAAGGAAACACAGACAAAGAAGCTTTTTGAAAGATTTGAACGTGAAGGAAAAAAAGTAAGAAAAATATCATTTCCAAATTATGAGAGTCCTGCTTGTGCACCTGTAAAGATGTATCTGGCTGGAGAGTTTGGAGATAATGCAAATAAAGTAAATCCATATCCAGTATCAGCTATGTATGCTATAGATAGATATGCATCATACAAAAAGGACTGGGGAGAATTTTACGAAAATGATGGAATCTTAATTACAGACAGATATACTACATCAAACATGGTACATCAGGCATCAAAAATAGCTGATGAAAATGAAAAGAAAAAATATCTGGATTGGCTTGAAGATCTTGAATATGAAAAGATGGAACTTCCAAGACCTGACATGGTGATATTTCTTAATATGCCGACTGAGATGGCTGTAAAACTTATGGCAGAGAGAAAAAATAAGATAACAGGTGAGGATAAAAAGGATATACATGAGAAAAATGTAGATTACTTAAAAAAATCCTATACAAATGCCTGTGAAATAGCCGATAAATATAGTTGGAAAGAGATAAAATGCGTAGAAAATGGAAGGCTTAAAAGTATAGATGAGATAGGGGATGAGATTTATTCTCAGGTTCTTTCTATTCTTGGTTAGATTTTAGATAGTTTAGTTAGGAGAAAATAATGAATATATTAATAGCAGTTTTAGTATTAGGAGTAATAATATTTATTCATGAACTTGGGCATTTTATGGCTGCTAAATTTTTTAAGATGCCTGTGAGTGAATTTTCAATAGGTATGGGGCCACAGGTATATTCATATAACACTATGAAGACTACCTATTCAATAAGGGCAATTCCTATAGGAGGATTTGTAAATATTGAAGGGATGGAGATAGATAGTGATGTGGAAGATGGCTTTAATACCAAACCTGCATATGCAAGGTTTATAGTTCTTGTAGCAGGGGTAGTTATGAATTTTCTTCTTGCTTTTGTTGTAATTTTTTCAGTTGTATCAATTATGGGAACATATACTCCAGATCCTAATCCAGTAATTGGGATGGTCTATAATGAGGTAAAAGCCAGTAAAATTTTAAAGCCTCAGGATAGAATAGTTGAAATAAATGGAAATGCAGTTACAAAATGGGATGATATAAGCAGAACAATAGCAAGTGTATTAAAAGATGATAACAAAATCCCAAGTTTAAACGTCAAAGTAAAAAGAGGATCGGAGTTAGAAGACCTTGATGTCCCTTTGACAAAGGATCCTAATAGTGACAGGATGATTTTAGGGATTGTACCAAATATGATACACGAAAAACCAACAGTAATGGAAGCTACTAAGCAGAGTATCAAAACTGGTGTAAGAATATTTGAGGATACAATAAGAGGAATAAAACTTTTAGTTACTGGAAAAGTTAAGAGTAAAGAGTTAACAGGACCTATAGGAATTATAAAAGTAGTGGGAGATGCTACAAGTCAGGGGCCATCACTTGTATTGTGGTTAATGGCAATGATTTCAATAAATATAGGTGTATTAAATCTGTTACCATTTCCAGCACTTGACGGTGGAAGAGTGATATTTGTAATTTTAGAGATATTTGGAATAAAGATAAGTAAAAAGATTGAAGAGAGAGTACATATGGCAGGTATGATATTTCTGTTCGGTTTGATTATTTTTATAACAACTAATGATATTTTCAATCTAGTTAAATAATTTTTGGTCAAAATGGGCTAAAATGGGCAAAATGTATAAAATTTAAAAAAAAGTCTTGAAAAAATACAGAATATCTATTATAATACAGTATACTAGAAAATCAAAAATTATGAGTTATTTATGAAAAAATACAAAAATTAAATAAAAATATTATGGAGGTAAAAAATGAAAAATGCTATTTTGGCAATTTCCGAAAGAAAAGAAACACTTAAGCAGATAAGAAAAGAACTTTCAGATGAATACGAAATAATTACATTCAACAATCTTTTAGATGCTTTAGATATGTTGAGAGAGAGTGATTTCGATATCATACTACTAGACGAGTACTTAACTTGGTTTAACTTTGCAGAAGCAAAAAGAAAATTAAGCGGGTTAGGAAAAGATTTCGTAGTTGTAGGATTACTTGAAAATGAAACTGAAGAAGCTATAGAAGAGTTGAAAAATGCAGATATATACAACTATTTAGTAAAACCAGTAGAATTAAAAGAGATGAACAGAATAATTCTTCCAGCTCTTAAAAATCTTGAAATGTTAAAAGAAAAGAGAAAATTAGAAGAAAAACTTGCAAGTCTTGAAGAAGACAGTGAAATTGTAGGACAATCTCCTAGAATAAAAGATGTTAAAACTTTAGTTGAAAAAGTTGCAGAAAGCGACTTAGCTGTTTTAATTACTGGAGAAAATGGATTAGGTAAAGAGATAGTTGCAAAAGAGATATTCAAGAAAAGTGACAGAAGAAAGAATAACTACATAGTAGTAAGCTGTGCTTCTATTCCAGAAGAAAATATGGAAAGAGAACTTTTCGGATATGAAAGAGGAGCATTTACTGGAGCAAATGCAAGTAAAAAAGGTGTTTTTGAAGAAGCAGATGGTGGAACAGTATTCTTAGATGATATCTCTGCTATGGACCTTAAATCTCAATCTAAACTGTTAAAAGTTATAGAATATGGAGAATTAAAAAGAGTTGGTGGAAATAAAACAAGAAGAGTAGATGTTAGATTTATCGCATCTTCAAATAAAGATCTTAAAGAAGAAACAGAAAAGGGAAGATTTAGAAAAGATCTATATCATAGATTAACAGCTTTCCCTATTGAAGTTCCACCTTTAAGAGAGAGAAAAGAGGATATTCCTTTACTTGCTAACTACTTCCTAAACCAAATAGTTAGAGAGTTACATAGAGATACTCCTGTAATTTCTGGAGAAGCTATGAAATATTTAATGGAATATTCATATCCAGGAAATATAAGAGAATTAAAAAATATGATAGAAAGAATGGTAATCCTTTCAACAGATAAAGTAATAGATGTTGAAGATCTACCTCTTGAAATAAAAATGAAAGCTGATACAGTTGAAAATAAAACTGTAGTTGGAGTAGGACCATTAAAAGATATTCTTGAACAAGAAATCTATAGTTTAGCTGAAGTTGAAAAAGTAGTTATAGCTATTGCACTTCAAAAAACTAGATGGAATAAACAAGAAACTTCTAAATTATTAGGAATTGGAAGAACTACTCTATATGAAAAAATAAGAAAATACGGATTAGATTTCAAATAAAAAGAATAAGACTATCATAGCTTATACTAAAATGAAATAAGGGGGACAGCTTCGGCTGGTATTATTATGGCGATTAGAAAATTTCGTAAACATATGAAACCATTTATATGGTTTATTACTATAGCCTTTGTACTATCAACTGCTATAGTAGGTATAATGAGCATGAAAAGTATGCATGGAAGAATAAACAACTATGCTTTCAAATTAAATGGTAAAAAAATTGAAAGAATGGAGCTTGAAAGAACAAGATCAAATCTTAATCAGAATCTTTCAAGATACCTTGGACCTAATTTAGATAGAGATATGCTTCAACTTATGGCCTTTGATGAGGTTATAAATAAGGAGCTTACACTTAAAATAGCAGATGATTTACATGTTAAGGTTCCTAGCAGTGATGTTAATGCACAATATAAAGCATTTGAAAAATCAATAGGAAATAAAGAGCAGTTTAAAAAGATGCTACAGGTACAAGGATTTACAAAGAAAACTTTCAAAGATGAGATTAAGGACAATATGCTTGTTCAAAAAGCATTTGAAAAAATAGCACAAGGTATTAACCCTAGTGAAGATGAGATTGCAAAATATTACCATGAAAATGAATTTACTAAATATAATGGACAAACATTAGAGGAAGCTAAAGAGGATGCAAAAAATTCTATAGTTAAACTTAAAACTATGGAGCAATACTATGCACTTCTTGAAAAAGCTAAATCAGAAGCTAAAGTGGAAGATGTAGCAGATGAGTATAAGAAATTTGAACCAAAAGTAGATTTAGAGAAAGATGGATATAAAGTAACAAATGTAGAGATAGCTAGAAAGGCTATGTCTGCTATGGCAAACAGTGTTGATAAAGACACTGCTGAAGCTCAGGCAAAAGAATACTACGAAAAACAAATCGGATTTATAAGTAATGCTAAAGCTGATGGTATTGCACTTAACAGTAATTTACCAATTGACTATCAAATAGTTGAATATCAGCAAGGAATGTACAATAAAATAAGAGCTTCTCTTACACCTACAGAAGCTGAGCTGAAGAAATTCTTCAGTGAAAATTCACTTAGATATGATACTTATCCAAGTGCTAAAGCTGATATTGCTATCCTGAAAGTTGAACCTTCAGATGCTGATAAAAAAGAGGCAAGAGTAAAAGCTGAAAATTTACTAAAAGAACTTACTCCTGAAAATTTTGCACAAAAGGCAAAAGAGTTTTCAAATGGACCTAGTGCACCGAATGGAGGACAGCTTGGATGGTTTGCAAAGGGAGATATGGTAGCTCCTTTTGATAAAGCTGTATTTGAGGGAAAAGTTGGAGAGATATACCCTCAACCAGTGGAAACACAATTTGGATATCACTTGATATATATTGAAGATAGACATGACAAAGATGGAAAAGCAAAAGCAAGTCATATTCTTATTATCCCAAAAATATCTGACAAAACAGTAGCAGATAAAAAAGCAAGCTTAAAAGAGTTTGAAGAAAAACTTGCAAAGGGAGAAATAAGCTTTGAAGATGCAGGAAAAAATAGACCTGATGTAATTCAAAGTGGTGTTTTTGATATAAACAATGCTGGATATATTTCTGGACTTGGATATAATGATAAACTTGCAGATGTTATACTTAAAGCACCTCTGAATAAACTTGAAGTATATAATACAAAAGGATCAAATATCTATATATTCAAGAAAATAGATGAGGTAAAATTTAAGAAGGCTAAATTTGAAGACATTAGACAAAGAGTAACA
This genomic stretch from Fusobacterium sp. DD2 harbors:
- a CDS encoding sigma-54 dependent transcriptional regulator, which codes for MKNAILAISERKETLKQIRKELSDEYEIITFNNLLDALDMLRESDFDIILLDEYLTWFNFAEAKRKLSGLGKDFVVVGLLENETEEAIEELKNADIYNYLVKPVELKEMNRIILPALKNLEMLKEKRKLEEKLASLEEDSEIVGQSPRIKDVKTLVEKVAESDLAVLITGENGLGKEIVAKEIFKKSDRRKNNYIVVSCASIPEENMERELFGYERGAFTGANASKKGVFEEADGGTVFLDDISAMDLKSQSKLLKVIEYGELKRVGGNKTRRVDVRFIASSNKDLKEETEKGRFRKDLYHRLTAFPIEVPPLRERKEDIPLLANYFLNQIVRELHRDTPVISGEAMKYLMEYSYPGNIRELKNMIERMVILSTDKVIDVEDLPLEIKMKADTVENKTVVGVGPLKDILEQEIYSLAEVEKVVIAIALQKTRWNKQETSKLLGIGRTTLYEKIRKYGLDFK
- a CDS encoding isoprenyl transferase yields the protein MKIMKIQVPDHIAIIMDGNGRWAKKRGLPRTFGHREGAASLRKVITHAAKLGVKYLTVYAFSTENWKRSKEEVSALMFLFKSYIKNEEKNIMENNIRFMVSGRTDNVSPALLKAIRALEEKSKNNTGLTFNIAFNYGGRAEIVDAVNRIIKSGVESVDEESFSKYLYHDIPDPELLIRTSGELRISNFLLWQIAYSEIYITDTLWPDFDEKELEKAIEEFNKRDRRFGGAK
- a CDS encoding peptidylprolyl isomerase; protein product: MAIRKFRKHMKPFIWFITIAFVLSTAIVGIMSMKSMHGRINNYAFKLNGKKIERMELERTRSNLNQNLSRYLGPNLDRDMLQLMAFDEVINKELTLKIADDLHVKVPSSDVNAQYKAFEKSIGNKEQFKKMLQVQGFTKKTFKDEIKDNMLVQKAFEKIAQGINPSEDEIAKYYHENEFTKYNGQTLEEAKEDAKNSIVKLKTMEQYYALLEKAKSEAKVEDVADEYKKFEPKVDLEKDGYKVTNVEIARKAMSAMANSVDKDTAEAQAKEYYEKQIGFISNAKADGIALNSNLPIDYQIVEYQQGMYNKIRASLTPTEAELKKFFSENSLRYDTYPSAKADIAILKVEPSDADKKEARVKAENLLKELTPENFAQKAKEFSNGPSAPNGGQLGWFAKGDMVAPFDKAVFEGKVGEIYPQPVETQFGYHLIYIEDRHDKDGKAKASHILIIPKISDKTVADKKASLKEFEEKLAKGEISFEDAGKNRPDVIQSGVFDINNAGYISGLGYNDKLADVILKAPLNKLEVYNTKGSNIYIFKKIDEVKFKKAKFEDIRQRVTEDYKNVKAQEAMSRYM
- a CDS encoding phosphatidate cytidylyltransferase, whose amino-acid sequence is MLSRILVAIVGIPLLVWILLNGGFPLFVFTEVVVLIGAHEFFKMSEIGGKKPSKVIGMGLAFLIPLAVYLEQAGILNIGTEAVTALGIIVVMSLRVIQNRVEDASTDIGETLLGALYPAILFSHCILISYLPNGGKWLLTAQIMVWVCDSFAYFVGMAIGRKIFNRGFNSISPKKSIEGSIGGTLATIIALAIADRYFGLTQGGMNLITVVLFGIFISAVAQIGDLGESMYKREFKVKDSGTILRGHGGILDRFDSMLFVAPVMYYLLKFIIL
- a CDS encoding M50 family metallopeptidase, with protein sequence MNILIAVLVLGVIIFIHELGHFMAAKFFKMPVSEFSIGMGPQVYSYNTMKTTYSIRAIPIGGFVNIEGMEIDSDVEDGFNTKPAYARFIVLVAGVVMNFLLAFVVIFSVVSIMGTYTPDPNPVIGMVYNEVKASKILKPQDRIVEINGNAVTKWDDISRTIASVLKDDNKIPSLNVKVKRGSELEDLDVPLTKDPNSDRMILGIVPNMIHEKPTVMEATKQSIKTGVRIFEDTIRGIKLLVTGKVKSKELTGPIGIIKVVGDATSQGPSLVLWLMAMISINIGVLNLLPFPALDGGRVIFVILEIFGIKISKKIEERVHMAGMIFLFGLIIFITTNDIFNLVK
- the dxr gene encoding 1-deoxy-D-xylulose-5-phosphate reductoisomerase — protein: MKRIVVLGSTGSIGTNALEIIKHSEGKFKLVGISGHRNHELLIKQIEEFRPEYVSVGTKEGYDAIKAKFPGIKLFYQEEGLKALAGIKDYDILLTAVSGAVGIEATVEGIKNGKRIALANKETMVAAGPYINKLLKEYAEAEIVPVDSEHSAIFQSLLGGKRDEVRKIIITASGGTFRGKTTEELKDVSVEQALKHPNWSMGRKITIDSSTLVNKGLEVIEAHELFGVDYEDIEVVVHPQSVIHSMVEFKDRAVIAQLGAPDMKLPIQYAFTYPERMASEVLEPLDLFKMNNLTFEKPDTETFKGIKFAFKAGRIGKTMPAVLNAANEAAVDLFLRGKIKFLTIYEIIEKAMDRHTPVEIDCVETIKKVDKETREWVYSHYER
- a CDS encoding thymidylate kinase, yielding MGRLIVIEGTDSSGKETQTKKLFERFEREGKKVRKISFPNYESPACAPVKMYLAGEFGDNANKVNPYPVSAMYAIDRYASYKKDWGEFYENDGILITDRYTTSNMVHQASKIADENEKKKYLDWLEDLEYEKMELPRPDMVIFLNMPTEMAVKLMAERKNKITGEDKKDIHEKNVDYLKKSYTNACEIADKYSWKEIKCVENGRLKSIDEIGDEIYSQVLSILG